From a single Larus michahellis chromosome 18, bLarMic1.1, whole genome shotgun sequence genomic region:
- the LOC141732845 gene encoding von Willebrand factor A domain-containing protein 5A-like isoform X3, whose amino-acid sequence MWHQSFGLLGKSYAHDTTGSFFLGKWLRVPLYPVSLCSAVVDVAIQDYVADVAAELIYQNKSQTSTEVLFVFPLGPHMAIYSFQARSEDAKVHAVLQDEVQQPHEATGGWENLEYLRDQSEYPGEAFACFLGTLSPGREVVVTLRYVQELPREPDGAARFVLSPTLNPYGTLYVWNCRTSKLHYSLLLTASLQSPRGVVDVQANFALTPLIYTAQDHSTAQAPLLQVSLAGSPQCHHDLELLVYYGDPTAVSAVVEKGDPEAPPGSLLGDPMVLVTLAPSIPEAVPGQRQSGEFIFLLNTTFLEHAQDSLLFLLKSLPLGCYFNIYCYEETSVGIYSQSVEYTQDNLTEAMRRIPSTGSSLGDSNLLETLRSVYNTPRPHRHPRQLFIFMAGLPPDVEAIAAEVCRHRNSHRCFSFCFSEDSAALAMALAKETGGEAAYVSSDSSRSLVVLKCLKQALKPAAEGVSLSWTLPRGLEVEVLGGTPQSIFQGQHNLLYAQIHGQAQDTTVAKGVMTLQYSLDGQDVTYTIEFPLCPQGDGRLAGHRLAARCLMKRLLPESVSGSGEEPRHRAVEISLTSGIICPFTSYVGVRTPQRVTWYQRPLALLPPRQSLIPCQIVELRGSRISSCYPKSIWVPPGWLTAVRASWLALRQLTHDIAALPQRRACSKACKPPPPLFSSLKYVDPMEFGLCSSTLWRWCPEAAAKCQELVALQNADGSWALSSGLASVLEVDEDEIKGKMPDEVMEPSIWATVMAVTWLHRHDEYYQDLCELLEAKAVTWLCSQAVSQLDKCLETANTLLGSSVKPSVFRL is encoded by the exons ATGTGGCATCAGAGCTTTGGACTTCTAGGAAAATCCTACGCCCATGACA CAACAGGATCCTTTTTCCTGGGGAAGTGGCTCCGCGTACCCCTGTACCCAGTATCTCTGTGCAGTGCTGTTGTAGATGTTGCTATCCAGGATTATGTGGCTGATGTGGCTGCCGAACTTATCTACCAGAATAAGAGTCAGACCTCCACGGAAGTCCTCTTCGTCTTCCCCCTGGGCCCTCACATGGCCATCTACTCCTTCCAGGCCCGCAGTGAGGATGCCAAGGTCCACGCTGTGCTGCAAGATGAG gTCCAGCAGCCGCACGAGGCTACAGGGGGCTGGGAGAATCTGGAATACCTTCGGGATCAGTCTGAGTATCCAGGCGAGGCATTTGCCTGCTTCCTGGGCACCCTGTCCCCTGGCAGGGAGGTGGTCGTGACCTTGCGCTACGTCCAAGAGCTGCCACGGGAGCCAGATGGAGCAGCCCGTTTTGTGCTGTCACCCACACTGAATCCCTACGGAACACTCTATG TCTGGAATTGTCGCACTAGCAAGCTGCACTACAGCCTGCTGCTCACCGCTAGCCTACAGTCACCCCGTGGAGTGGTCGATGTCCAGGCCAACTTTGCCCTCACCCCTTTGATCTACACTGCCCAGGACCACAGCACTGCACAG GCACCCCTTCTTCAGGTCTCACTGGCTGGCAGCCCCCAATGTCATCATGATTTGGAGCTGCTGGTATATTATGGAGACCCCACTGCAGTCAGTGCTGTGGTGGAGAAGGGAGACCCTGAGGCCCCTCCAG gctccctccttGGTGACCCCATGGTGTTGGTGACGCTGGCACCCAGCATCCCTGAGGCAGTGCCTGGGCAGCGCCAGTCTGGAGAGTTCATCTTCCTCCTGAACACCACATTCCTCGAGCATGCACAG gactccctgctcttccttctcaaaAGCCTGCCCCTGGGCTGCTACTTCAACATCTACTGCTATGAAGAAACCTCTGTGGGCATCTACTC GCAAAGTGTCGAATATACTCAGGACAACCTGACCGAGGCCATGCGGCGCATCCCCTCCACCGGCTCCAGTCTGGGTGACTCCAATCTGCTGGAAACCCTCCGCTCAGTCTACAATACCCCTCGTCCCCACCGCCATCCACGACAG CTCTTCATCTTTATGGCTGGGCTACCCCCTGATGTGGAAGCCATTGCAGCTGAGGTCTGCCGTCACCGCAACAGCCACCG gtgtttctccttctgcttctctgagGACAGCGCTGCCCTGGCTATGGCCCTGGCCAAGGAGACAGGGGGTGAAGCTGCCTACGTCTCCTCTGACAGCAGTAGGAGCCTTGTG GTGCTGAAGTGCCTGAAGCAGGCCCTCAAGCCAGCAGCTGAGGGAGTCTCTCTGAGCTGGACCCTGCCCCGCGGCCTGGAGGTTGAGGTGCTGGGGGGCACTCCTCAATCCATCTTCCAGGGTCAACACAACCTCCTCTATGCCCAGATCCATGGACAGGCACAG GATACAACAGTGGCCAAAGGGGTCATGACCTTGCAGTACAGCCTGGATGGCCAAGATGTCACTTACACCATTGAATTCCCCCTGTGCCCACAGGGAGATGGCCG gctggctgggcatcGTCTGGCTGCGAGGTGCTTGATGAAGAGGTTGTTGCCAGAGTCTGTGAGTGGGTCAGGGGAGGAACCAAGACATCGTGCAGTTGAGATCAGCCTCACTTCAGGGATCATCTGCCCCTTTACCAGCTATGTGGGGGTTCGCACACCACAGAGGGTCACCTGGTACCAAA GGCCCCTGGCACTGTTGCCACCCCGCCAGTCACTCATCCCCTGCCAGATCGTTGAACTTCGTGGCTCCAGGATCTCTTCCTGCTATCCTAAGAGCATCTGGGTCCCACCTGGCTGGCTGACAGCGGTGCGTGCATCATGGCTTGCCCTCCGTCAACTTACCCATGACATTGCTGCCCTGCCCCAGAGGAGAGCTTGCTCAAAAG CATgtaaaccaccaccaccacttttttcttctctcaagtaTGTGGATCCCATGGAATTTGGTTTGTGCTCTTCAACTTTGTGGCGATGGTGCCCTGAAGCCGCTGCCAAGTGTCAGGAGCTGGTGGCCCTGCAGAATGCAGATGGCTCCTGGGCCCTCAGCTCAGGACTGGCCTCTGTGCTAGAAGTTGATGAGGATGAAATCAAGGGAAAGATGCCTGATGAG GTCATGGAGCCAAGCATCTGGGCCACAGTGATGGCTGTGACGTGGCTACACAGACATGACGAGTATTACCAAGACCTCTGTGAGCTGCTGGAGGCCAAGGCTGTGACCTGGCTGTGCAGCCAAGCTG TGTCTCAGCTGGACAAGTGCCTGGAGACAGCCAACACCCTCCTTGGGAGCAGCGTGAAGCCAAGTGTTTTCAGGCTCTGA
- the LOC141732845 gene encoding von Willebrand factor A domain-containing protein 5A-like isoform X4: MLGVESRPLQCRDTPGDNPVLMNRDSGPLGLLWLYMKNLLVCRSPEMWHQSFGLLGKSYAHDTTGSFFLGKWLRVPLYPVSLCSAVVDVAIQDYVADVAAELIYQNKSQTSTEVLFVFPLGPHMAIYSFQARSEDAKVHAVLQDEVQQPHEATGGWENLEYLRDQSEYPGEAFACFLGTLSPGREVVVTLRYVQELPREPDGAARFVLSPTLNPYGTLYVWNCRTSKLHYSLLLTASLQSPRGVVDVQANFALTPLIYTAQDHSTAQAPLLQVSLAGSPQCHHDLELLVYYGDPTAVSAVVEKGDPEAPPGSLLGDPMVLVTLAPSIPEAVPGQRQSGEFIFLLNTTFLEHAQDSLLFLLKSLPLGCYFNIYCYEETSVGIYSQSVEYTQDNLTEAMRRIPSTGSSLGDSNLLETLRSVYNTPRPHRHPRQVLKCLKQALKPAAEGVSLSWTLPRGLEVEVLGGTPQSIFQGQHNLLYAQIHGQAQDTTVAKGVMTLQYSLDGQDVTYTIEFPLCPQGDGRLAGHRLAARCLMKRLLPESVSGSGEEPRHRAVEISLTSGIICPFTSYVGVRTPQRVTWYQRPLALLPPRQSLIPCQIVELRGSRISSCYPKSIWVPPGWLTAVRASWLALRQLTHDIAALPQRRACSKACKPPPPLFSSLKYVDPMEFGLCSSTLWRWCPEAAAKCQELVALQNADGSWALSSGLASVLEVDEDEIKGKMPDEVMEPSIWATVMAVTWLHRHDEYYQDLCELLEAKAVTWLCSQAVSQLDKCLETANTLLGSSVKPSVFRL, encoded by the exons ATGCTGGGGGTGGAGTCCAGACCTCTTCAATGCAGAGATACTCCTGGTGACAACCCAGTGCTCATGAACAGGGATTCTGGACCCCTGGGTTTGCTTTGGCTATACATG AAGAACCTTCTTGTCTGCAGGTCTCCAGAAATGTGGCATCAGAGCTTTGGACTTCTAGGAAAATCCTACGCCCATGACA CAACAGGATCCTTTTTCCTGGGGAAGTGGCTCCGCGTACCCCTGTACCCAGTATCTCTGTGCAGTGCTGTTGTAGATGTTGCTATCCAGGATTATGTGGCTGATGTGGCTGCCGAACTTATCTACCAGAATAAGAGTCAGACCTCCACGGAAGTCCTCTTCGTCTTCCCCCTGGGCCCTCACATGGCCATCTACTCCTTCCAGGCCCGCAGTGAGGATGCCAAGGTCCACGCTGTGCTGCAAGATGAG gTCCAGCAGCCGCACGAGGCTACAGGGGGCTGGGAGAATCTGGAATACCTTCGGGATCAGTCTGAGTATCCAGGCGAGGCATTTGCCTGCTTCCTGGGCACCCTGTCCCCTGGCAGGGAGGTGGTCGTGACCTTGCGCTACGTCCAAGAGCTGCCACGGGAGCCAGATGGAGCAGCCCGTTTTGTGCTGTCACCCACACTGAATCCCTACGGAACACTCTATG TCTGGAATTGTCGCACTAGCAAGCTGCACTACAGCCTGCTGCTCACCGCTAGCCTACAGTCACCCCGTGGAGTGGTCGATGTCCAGGCCAACTTTGCCCTCACCCCTTTGATCTACACTGCCCAGGACCACAGCACTGCACAG GCACCCCTTCTTCAGGTCTCACTGGCTGGCAGCCCCCAATGTCATCATGATTTGGAGCTGCTGGTATATTATGGAGACCCCACTGCAGTCAGTGCTGTGGTGGAGAAGGGAGACCCTGAGGCCCCTCCAG gctccctccttGGTGACCCCATGGTGTTGGTGACGCTGGCACCCAGCATCCCTGAGGCAGTGCCTGGGCAGCGCCAGTCTGGAGAGTTCATCTTCCTCCTGAACACCACATTCCTCGAGCATGCACAG gactccctgctcttccttctcaaaAGCCTGCCCCTGGGCTGCTACTTCAACATCTACTGCTATGAAGAAACCTCTGTGGGCATCTACTC GCAAAGTGTCGAATATACTCAGGACAACCTGACCGAGGCCATGCGGCGCATCCCCTCCACCGGCTCCAGTCTGGGTGACTCCAATCTGCTGGAAACCCTCCGCTCAGTCTACAATACCCCTCGTCCCCACCGCCATCCACGACAG GTGCTGAAGTGCCTGAAGCAGGCCCTCAAGCCAGCAGCTGAGGGAGTCTCTCTGAGCTGGACCCTGCCCCGCGGCCTGGAGGTTGAGGTGCTGGGGGGCACTCCTCAATCCATCTTCCAGGGTCAACACAACCTCCTCTATGCCCAGATCCATGGACAGGCACAG GATACAACAGTGGCCAAAGGGGTCATGACCTTGCAGTACAGCCTGGATGGCCAAGATGTCACTTACACCATTGAATTCCCCCTGTGCCCACAGGGAGATGGCCG gctggctgggcatcGTCTGGCTGCGAGGTGCTTGATGAAGAGGTTGTTGCCAGAGTCTGTGAGTGGGTCAGGGGAGGAACCAAGACATCGTGCAGTTGAGATCAGCCTCACTTCAGGGATCATCTGCCCCTTTACCAGCTATGTGGGGGTTCGCACACCACAGAGGGTCACCTGGTACCAAA GGCCCCTGGCACTGTTGCCACCCCGCCAGTCACTCATCCCCTGCCAGATCGTTGAACTTCGTGGCTCCAGGATCTCTTCCTGCTATCCTAAGAGCATCTGGGTCCCACCTGGCTGGCTGACAGCGGTGCGTGCATCATGGCTTGCCCTCCGTCAACTTACCCATGACATTGCTGCCCTGCCCCAGAGGAGAGCTTGCTCAAAAG CATgtaaaccaccaccaccacttttttcttctctcaagtaTGTGGATCCCATGGAATTTGGTTTGTGCTCTTCAACTTTGTGGCGATGGTGCCCTGAAGCCGCTGCCAAGTGTCAGGAGCTGGTGGCCCTGCAGAATGCAGATGGCTCCTGGGCCCTCAGCTCAGGACTGGCCTCTGTGCTAGAAGTTGATGAGGATGAAATCAAGGGAAAGATGCCTGATGAG GTCATGGAGCCAAGCATCTGGGCCACAGTGATGGCTGTGACGTGGCTACACAGACATGACGAGTATTACCAAGACCTCTGTGAGCTGCTGGAGGCCAAGGCTGTGACCTGGCTGTGCAGCCAAGCTG TGTCTCAGCTGGACAAGTGCCTGGAGACAGCCAACACCCTCCTTGGGAGCAGCGTGAAGCCAAGTGTTTTCAGGCTCTGA
- the LOC141732845 gene encoding von Willebrand factor A domain-containing protein 5A-like isoform X1 translates to MLGVESRPLQCRDTPGDNPVLMNRDSGPLGLLWLYMKNLLVCRSPEMWHQSFGLLGKSYAHDTTGSFFLGKWLRVPLYPVSLCSAVVDVAIQDYVADVAAELIYQNKSQTSTEVLFVFPLGPHMAIYSFQARSEDAKVHAVLQDEVQQPHEATGGWENLEYLRDQSEYPGEAFACFLGTLSPGREVVVTLRYVQELPREPDGAARFVLSPTLNPYGTLYVWNCRTSKLHYSLLLTASLQSPRGVVDVQANFALTPLIYTAQDHSTAQAPLLQVSLAGSPQCHHDLELLVYYGDPTAVSAVVEKGDPEAPPGSLLGDPMVLVTLAPSIPEAVPGQRQSGEFIFLLNTTFLEHAQDSLLFLLKSLPLGCYFNIYCYEETSVGIYSQSVEYTQDNLTEAMRRIPSTGSSLGDSNLLETLRSVYNTPRPHRHPRQLFIFMAGLPPDVEAIAAEVCRHRNSHRCFSFCFSEDSAALAMALAKETGGEAAYVSSDSSRSLVVLKCLKQALKPAAEGVSLSWTLPRGLEVEVLGGTPQSIFQGQHNLLYAQIHGQAQDTTVAKGVMTLQYSLDGQDVTYTIEFPLCPQGDGRLAGHRLAARCLMKRLLPESVSGSGEEPRHRAVEISLTSGIICPFTSYVGVRTPQRVTWYQRPLALLPPRQSLIPCQIVELRGSRISSCYPKSIWVPPGWLTAVRASWLALRQLTHDIAALPQRRACSKACKPPPPLFSSLKYVDPMEFGLCSSTLWRWCPEAAAKCQELVALQNADGSWALSSGLASVLEVDEDEIKGKMPDEVMEPSIWATVMAVTWLHRHDEYYQDLCELLEAKAVTWLCSQAVSQLDKCLETANTLLGSSVKPSVFRL, encoded by the exons ATGCTGGGGGTGGAGTCCAGACCTCTTCAATGCAGAGATACTCCTGGTGACAACCCAGTGCTCATGAACAGGGATTCTGGACCCCTGGGTTTGCTTTGGCTATACATG AAGAACCTTCTTGTCTGCAGGTCTCCAGAAATGTGGCATCAGAGCTTTGGACTTCTAGGAAAATCCTACGCCCATGACA CAACAGGATCCTTTTTCCTGGGGAAGTGGCTCCGCGTACCCCTGTACCCAGTATCTCTGTGCAGTGCTGTTGTAGATGTTGCTATCCAGGATTATGTGGCTGATGTGGCTGCCGAACTTATCTACCAGAATAAGAGTCAGACCTCCACGGAAGTCCTCTTCGTCTTCCCCCTGGGCCCTCACATGGCCATCTACTCCTTCCAGGCCCGCAGTGAGGATGCCAAGGTCCACGCTGTGCTGCAAGATGAG gTCCAGCAGCCGCACGAGGCTACAGGGGGCTGGGAGAATCTGGAATACCTTCGGGATCAGTCTGAGTATCCAGGCGAGGCATTTGCCTGCTTCCTGGGCACCCTGTCCCCTGGCAGGGAGGTGGTCGTGACCTTGCGCTACGTCCAAGAGCTGCCACGGGAGCCAGATGGAGCAGCCCGTTTTGTGCTGTCACCCACACTGAATCCCTACGGAACACTCTATG TCTGGAATTGTCGCACTAGCAAGCTGCACTACAGCCTGCTGCTCACCGCTAGCCTACAGTCACCCCGTGGAGTGGTCGATGTCCAGGCCAACTTTGCCCTCACCCCTTTGATCTACACTGCCCAGGACCACAGCACTGCACAG GCACCCCTTCTTCAGGTCTCACTGGCTGGCAGCCCCCAATGTCATCATGATTTGGAGCTGCTGGTATATTATGGAGACCCCACTGCAGTCAGTGCTGTGGTGGAGAAGGGAGACCCTGAGGCCCCTCCAG gctccctccttGGTGACCCCATGGTGTTGGTGACGCTGGCACCCAGCATCCCTGAGGCAGTGCCTGGGCAGCGCCAGTCTGGAGAGTTCATCTTCCTCCTGAACACCACATTCCTCGAGCATGCACAG gactccctgctcttccttctcaaaAGCCTGCCCCTGGGCTGCTACTTCAACATCTACTGCTATGAAGAAACCTCTGTGGGCATCTACTC GCAAAGTGTCGAATATACTCAGGACAACCTGACCGAGGCCATGCGGCGCATCCCCTCCACCGGCTCCAGTCTGGGTGACTCCAATCTGCTGGAAACCCTCCGCTCAGTCTACAATACCCCTCGTCCCCACCGCCATCCACGACAG CTCTTCATCTTTATGGCTGGGCTACCCCCTGATGTGGAAGCCATTGCAGCTGAGGTCTGCCGTCACCGCAACAGCCACCG gtgtttctccttctgcttctctgagGACAGCGCTGCCCTGGCTATGGCCCTGGCCAAGGAGACAGGGGGTGAAGCTGCCTACGTCTCCTCTGACAGCAGTAGGAGCCTTGTG GTGCTGAAGTGCCTGAAGCAGGCCCTCAAGCCAGCAGCTGAGGGAGTCTCTCTGAGCTGGACCCTGCCCCGCGGCCTGGAGGTTGAGGTGCTGGGGGGCACTCCTCAATCCATCTTCCAGGGTCAACACAACCTCCTCTATGCCCAGATCCATGGACAGGCACAG GATACAACAGTGGCCAAAGGGGTCATGACCTTGCAGTACAGCCTGGATGGCCAAGATGTCACTTACACCATTGAATTCCCCCTGTGCCCACAGGGAGATGGCCG gctggctgggcatcGTCTGGCTGCGAGGTGCTTGATGAAGAGGTTGTTGCCAGAGTCTGTGAGTGGGTCAGGGGAGGAACCAAGACATCGTGCAGTTGAGATCAGCCTCACTTCAGGGATCATCTGCCCCTTTACCAGCTATGTGGGGGTTCGCACACCACAGAGGGTCACCTGGTACCAAA GGCCCCTGGCACTGTTGCCACCCCGCCAGTCACTCATCCCCTGCCAGATCGTTGAACTTCGTGGCTCCAGGATCTCTTCCTGCTATCCTAAGAGCATCTGGGTCCCACCTGGCTGGCTGACAGCGGTGCGTGCATCATGGCTTGCCCTCCGTCAACTTACCCATGACATTGCTGCCCTGCCCCAGAGGAGAGCTTGCTCAAAAG CATgtaaaccaccaccaccacttttttcttctctcaagtaTGTGGATCCCATGGAATTTGGTTTGTGCTCTTCAACTTTGTGGCGATGGTGCCCTGAAGCCGCTGCCAAGTGTCAGGAGCTGGTGGCCCTGCAGAATGCAGATGGCTCCTGGGCCCTCAGCTCAGGACTGGCCTCTGTGCTAGAAGTTGATGAGGATGAAATCAAGGGAAAGATGCCTGATGAG GTCATGGAGCCAAGCATCTGGGCCACAGTGATGGCTGTGACGTGGCTACACAGACATGACGAGTATTACCAAGACCTCTGTGAGCTGCTGGAGGCCAAGGCTGTGACCTGGCTGTGCAGCCAAGCTG TGTCTCAGCTGGACAAGTGCCTGGAGACAGCCAACACCCTCCTTGGGAGCAGCGTGAAGCCAAGTGTTTTCAGGCTCTGA